A genomic segment from Curtobacterium sp. MCSS17_007 encodes:
- a CDS encoding PQQ-dependent sugar dehydrogenase has protein sequence MDTTRTRRSRRTWSAVGLAVVAALGLTACSDDRAVSGPDDSAGQGSTASPPADLAAGQLAPDGRTTDVVSGLDAPWSVVPVGDDGDAFVSERDSARILELRADGSTREVGTVDGVRHGGEGGLLGLALHDDDLFVYSTADDGNRIERYELTGDTGSYRLGEATTVIDGLPANTFHDGGRIAFGPDDMLYASVGDAGNRSEAQDRDSLAGKILRLTPDGEVPDDNPFDGSPVWSLGHRNVQGMGWADDGTMFAAEFGEDRWDELNVIEPGANHGWPEVEGTGGEDRGFVDPVQQWSTDEASPSGLTVIDDTVFVANLRGESVRAVPVSDPSSSTVYFQGEQGRIRTVLPGPDDTLWFVTNNTDGRGDPRDGDDRILSVPLTTVR, from the coding sequence GTGGACACCACCCGCACACGCCGCAGCCGTCGTACCTGGTCCGCCGTCGGACTGGCCGTCGTGGCCGCCCTCGGCCTGACCGCCTGTTCCGACGACCGGGCGGTGAGCGGTCCGGACGACTCCGCCGGGCAGGGCAGCACCGCGAGCCCGCCGGCCGACCTCGCGGCAGGGCAGCTCGCACCGGACGGCCGGACCACGGACGTCGTCTCCGGCCTCGATGCGCCCTGGTCGGTCGTCCCGGTCGGTGACGACGGCGACGCGTTCGTCAGCGAACGGGACTCGGCGCGGATCCTCGAACTGCGGGCGGACGGTTCGACGCGGGAGGTCGGGACCGTCGACGGAGTCCGGCACGGCGGCGAGGGCGGACTCCTCGGCCTCGCGCTGCACGATGACGACCTGTTCGTCTACTCGACCGCCGACGACGGCAACCGGATCGAGCGCTACGAGCTGACCGGGGACACCGGCTCGTACCGGCTCGGCGAGGCGACCACCGTGATCGACGGGCTCCCCGCGAACACCTTCCACGACGGCGGGCGGATCGCCTTCGGCCCGGACGACATGCTCTACGCGAGCGTCGGTGACGCGGGCAACCGGTCCGAGGCGCAGGACCGCGACTCCCTGGCGGGCAAGATCCTGCGGCTGACCCCGGACGGCGAGGTGCCGGACGACAACCCGTTCGACGGCTCCCCGGTCTGGTCCCTCGGACACCGGAACGTGCAGGGCATGGGCTGGGCCGACGACGGCACGATGTTCGCGGCGGAGTTCGGTGAGGACCGCTGGGACGAGCTCAACGTCATCGAGCCCGGGGCGAACCACGGCTGGCCCGAGGTCGAGGGCACCGGCGGCGAGGACCGCGGCTTCGTCGACCCCGTGCAGCAGTGGTCGACGGACGAGGCCTCGCCGAGCGGACTGACCGTGATCGACGACACCGTCTTCGTCGCGAACCTCAGGGGCGAGTCCGTCCGCGCCGTCCCGGTGTCCGACCCCTCGAGCTCGACCGTGTACTTCCAGGGCGAGCAGGGTCGCATCCGCACGGTGCTGCCCGGCCCCGACGACACGCTCTGGTTCGTGACGAACAACACCGACGGCCGCGGCGACCCCCGCGACGGTGACGACCGGATCCTGTCCGTACCGCTCACCACCGTGCGCTGA
- a CDS encoding SDR family NAD(P)-dependent oxidoreductase, giving the protein MTTIAIVGAGKGLGLAVADRFGREGFDIALISRNQDRLDSLAAELRSSGYRAQGFAANVRDGDSLRAALEAATEQLGPIEVLQYSPLPAKEYMRPVLETTAEDLVGPIEFSVYGSVNAVRQVLPGMRAIGTGTILFVNGGSAVRPGARVTGTSVAFAGESAYAQLLHDAVADEHVHVGQLIIPFGIDDGQDGHSSAAVAERLWTIHTERGAFRTYAEPLPE; this is encoded by the coding sequence ATGACCACCATCGCCATCGTCGGCGCCGGCAAGGGCCTGGGGCTCGCCGTCGCGGACCGCTTCGGCCGCGAGGGCTTCGACATCGCCCTGATCTCCCGCAACCAGGACCGGCTCGACTCGCTCGCCGCCGAGCTCCGGTCGTCCGGGTACCGCGCGCAGGGCTTCGCCGCGAACGTCCGCGACGGGGACTCGCTCCGTGCCGCGCTCGAGGCCGCGACCGAGCAGCTCGGCCCGATCGAGGTGCTGCAGTACAGCCCGCTGCCCGCGAAGGAGTACATGCGCCCGGTGCTCGAGACCACCGCCGAGGACCTCGTCGGACCGATCGAGTTCTCGGTCTACGGCTCGGTGAACGCCGTGCGCCAGGTGCTCCCGGGCATGCGGGCGATCGGGACGGGCACGATCCTGTTCGTCAACGGGGGCAGCGCGGTCCGTCCCGGCGCGCGGGTCACCGGTACCTCGGTCGCCTTCGCGGGTGAGAGCGCCTACGCGCAGCTCCTCCACGACGCGGTCGCCGACGAGCACGTGCACGTCGGCCAGCTGATCATCCCGTTCGGCATCGACGACGGGCAGGACGGTCACTCGTCGGCCGCGGTCGCCGAGCGGCTCTGGACGATCCACACCGAGCGCGGCGCGTTCCGGACGTACGCCGAGCCGCTGCCGGAGTGA